TACGATATCCTTGCCCTCATACTTGATAATGATGGCATTTAATAGTTCAGGCATATGTTCGGGCGAAAATTTTATATCAATAACCGGTCCGATAATCTGGTGAATAATTCCTTTATTCTGTTCCATATTCCAAACCACCTCCCTACTTCTTTTGTAACAACTTATTCTTGGGCCCCAGCCCCTGCAACAATTTCAATAATCTCATTCGTAATAGCTGCCTGTCTAGCTCTGTTATAGAACAAGGACAGATTTTCCAGCATCTCTCTGGCATTGTCCGTTGCACTTTCCATGGCCATTCTTCTGGCAGCATGTTCACAGGTAGCAGATTCAACAATCGCTCCGTATACCTTTATTTCAACATATTTAGGAATCAAATAGTCAAATACGGCTTCGGCAGATGGCTCATACTCCACCTCTCGGTCATGTTTTATCACTTCCGGATCCTTCTGCATGTCGATTGGCAGCAATCGTTCGCTTTTCACTTCCTGCTCCATGGAGTTTTTAAAGGAGGTGTAAATAATCACTACTTCATCAATTTCTCCGGCATTATACCGATCTATGATCGGCCTGCTGATCTGTCTTGTTTGAAGGAAAGAAATATCTTCCGGAGGTTCCGAATATTCGTTGTAAATGTCAAATC
This region of Aminipila luticellarii genomic DNA includes:
- the atpG gene encoding ATP synthase F1 subunit gamma; this translates as MASNNMQDIKRRKKSVTSTEHITSAMKLVSAAKLRRAKATFEKTTEYFHYITESIADIFNNISDVPEQYLAGSREIKNTCYIIVTSNRGLCGGFNSNIIKRAEAEMKDYPEKPILIAVGSKGKEYFEKRGFDIYNEYSEPPEDISFLQTRQISRPIIDRYNAGEIDEVVIIYTSFKNSMEQEVKSERLLPIDMQKDPEVIKHDREVEYEPSAEAVFDYLIPKYVEIKVYGAIVESATCEHAARRMAMESATDNAREMLENLSLFYNRARQAAITNEIIEIVAGAGAQE